The DNA region gaaaataaatattttcttttgttttgctATATAACAACTCGTTAATTTAATTTCACCGTAATATACCTAAATTCTCCGTACATCGCACGCGATATATaggttatttatttatctatctGCGAATTTTGATGAACGAGAAACCCTACACAAACCCAAAGAACATACGAAGCGCCCAGAGAGAATTTCAAAGAGATGGATGCGATTAGGAAGCAGCTGGACGTGCTGATGGGAGCAAATCGAAACGGAGATGTGACAGAAATCAATCGGAAGTACTATGATCGTGATGTCTGTCGTCTCTTCCTCGCCGGCCTTTGCCCTCACGAACTTTTCCAGTTAACTGTAAGCATTCCGTTCTAATCTTTTCCCAACCTTATATATGTGTAAGAATCTGAAGCGCTGAAGAGAAGCTGAAGAATGTATAGTAGGGATATTCTTATATGTTTGCTTATTCAgttcaagaagaaaaaggctTTGTAACCCTGTATTATGATATGTCAATTGGTAGTCCTCGCTGCATCATAGAAATCTTAGCCCCATTCTTGCTTATGGCTATATGCAGAAAATGGATATGGGACCATGTCCGAAGGTGCACTCACTGCAGCTGAGGAAAGAGTAtcctttctttcatttttcatGTTGTTGGTGTTATTGAAGGGGATGAATCTTGTTTTGACTAATGAATGTGGTTATGTTCAACTATGAAGAAATACTTACAGGGAGAATGTGATGTCTATTTTCATTTTTGAGTTTTTCATATATGATGATCATACACTATAACAACTAAGAgtttatgattttgaaaaaagtAGTGGCTAAGGAGAATACTTGATATCCCTCTTCAttgttgatatttatttttcatattgatAAATCTAAATGAACTTAGGTTTTTCCAGAAAATGTCATTGTTTAATCTATTGgttataatctatttattttcatcTTGTGTATACCTAATTGCAGTGTTAATCAATGTTTCTGCATTTGCTCCTAATTAAACACCTGATTATTGttcattaatatttgtattgttATTTTGGTACATTCTATGCTGATTTTTTAACAGCAAAATAAGATGAATATTTGCATGAACTTCTATCTCTTGTTTTGTCTGATTGAGTTGCTCTCTTAGTGGTATCTGTAGACTGTAAATATGAAGGATTCTTTAGCATCACTATCATAAAgcttaaattaaaaagtattaaaaaaattctttttttggaaaatggaAATCTCATTGAACCCTTCAGAAAATGAAAAATAGCTTAATAATGTACATTTCGATTTCCCTGATGGATATattctttgtttttcttttgaTCAGCCAAACATGTTTTTTCTCTTGCCTTTTTGTTATACCCAAATTTATGCCGCTGAAACTGATGCCTCTATGAATTTCTTGTataggaactgagtttataattttttaacagtTACTGTTgaagtacaacactttaactCTTTTCTAGATACGAAGAAGCAAAAGCAAAAGGCGTGGATAGCTATGACAGGGACTTGGAGGATATTATTGACAGGCTTATTATTGAATGTGAGAGGAAAATTACTAGAGCTCTTAAACGGCTTGAAGATGACGATGCCAAGGCTGCTATTGCCATATCTGTGTCAGAGGTTACACAGGTAAGAATTTAGTGTTTGAAATCTTCATGATTTTGTTCTGTATCATTTGTCTTCTCATATATAAATGCATATTTGTTCCAGTTTTTTACTATAACAGCTTAGTTTCAAATTGCAGACACCAGATTCACTTGAGTTGTCCAAAGAGATCaaagaaagaatgaaagaagCTGATCAATATGGTATTTACCCTTCATTTGAAATTGTAGATGATTGAATTGGTCTCTACATCCTGGACCATTTCAAAAGAATACATGTTTAACTTAGTCATCTTGTAgtattaataaacataaaaggAGTAATTTTGATGTGGTACCGTTTTCAATCTTTTGCCACATATGATTAGTTCACTTCTTCCCCCAGCCACATGAATCTTGGTAATTTCTTcattaaagttaattatttatctGTAGTGAAAGCGATCATATGACTTAAGTTCTTGTTGATTGCCTCAGAGATGCTTTAAGCTATTTTGGAATTGTACAATGAGGTGCTAAATCTCAGTTTCTTATAACTTATCACAAGACATTAATCTTCTGGACAATTTCTTTGATGGTTCATATTAGCAAAAATTAGGACATGAATTTTCAGGGCCAACTAATTCGCTGTAGGATTTTGCAGTAGTAGTTGACATAATTTGAATCTGCATTCATATGCAAAAATGAAATGCTTGAGATATTGTTTGTGAACCTTGGTTTAGATCTTTGATGACAAATGTTTTCTCTGTATAAAAATGCATATGGTTGCAATATATGTGTATAAAAGCTCCATTCTACTAAGGCTTTGTTcaatttgggttatttgaaaataatctcatATAACCCACCATCTCATTTTTACATCCCCTCATCAACTACATCATTCGAAtaatcaaccaaaatcaaaataccttctgtttctttttatttatatattcataccCTTAAAGCCTTCTTACCCCAAATAACTCACTTTTCCATAACTACAAAAGAGCAAGGTTATTTGAGAATAACtattggttattcaaataaccttatttcaaacaaggcctaaaggTTTTCCTAAGAAATTGACTTTGGTGTTTTTGTCTTAAaagtgatataaaaataatgtgtgGAGGTTCTTCAAAGGACAGGGAGCTTgtgaaaatatattgtttatagATATTATGATTTAACATCATGTTGCAATATGTCATACCTCATAATGGGATGAATTGGTTCAATAAGTGTTGCATCAGTTGATGTTGTAAGGAAATAATGCAGATCTTGAAGGCAAGACAGATATGAAAATCCGGGCTATGGAGATAGTAGATGAACTCAGAATAAAGAGAGCTGATCAACAGGTATATTATCCTCTCTTTTGGATGTAGAACCTTAGAAATGCTATAATTGTATACCTTTTTTCTATAATGTGTTTTAGTAGCTAAACATGATAATACTTTCCTTTTATTGTGGCAGTCAGTACTTCTTTTAGATGCGTTTAACAAAGACCGGGCTTCTTTACCTCAACCTCCTCCCAATGTTTCTTTACATGTTGTGGCACCTGATCCTCGTACTCAAGAGGTGATAAATGAAAAGCTCAAGAAGGCTGAAGAGCTTGGTAcgtaaaataatgtatttttaaggTTGTTTGTACTTTTTATAGTATCACATTCATGAATGTTCTGCTTGCAAGTTTTGTTTATAATTGACTGTTGAGTTTGTGATTAAGTAGATAAAATaggaagatttgatttgatCTATTCTTTTAAACTTGTGATGTGCAGTTAGGCTTTGTgcataaaataattacatatcaCAATTAGACCTTTTTGTATGtggtattttgtcacaatcaccATCGTAATCACTTTTGAAAACTGTCAAAGTAAAAAGGAAAGTTATTCTGATTGCATTTTGTATGAAAAGTGTGTTTCAGTTATATGAAGCTTTATTGAGCTTGTTCGGTaagggtttatttaaaaaatgttgatgggtggtgattttgaggaggtggatatttttggtaaaaatatttaaaaaggttttaatatataatgataaaataattacaaaagaagaagaattagagggtattttagtattttggttagtAAATTGAGTGATGTAATTGATGAGAGAGTGAATGAAGTGATGCTTGATTATgattggatttttttaaaatacctaACCGAACAATGCCTAGGTGAACAAATTGTAGCTAAAAAGTTTTCTTTGCAAAATCTGCTGACTGTGGTACACAAGGTTTTAGTGGTACTAGGTCGTTTGAATATGACAGTAACTAtgtcttgtttatttaaaagtaaaacaGAAGGTATTAGTTATCATGTCTTCTTATGAATTGACCGTCCTTTAACTATGTCTTGTTTATTGTTATCATGTATTCATAGATTGACTTCCTATGGCTATTGAGAATATGGGTACATTAGTTTTTGGACTTGTTATagtattttatgttttacaGGTGAACAGGGAATGGTTGATGAGGCCCAAAAAGCATTGGAAGAAGCTGAAGCACTGAAAAAGGTACTTTCTCTTGATATTCCAAGAACTATATATGTTGTATTCTATTGCTTGTAATCTTTATATCAATGGGGATGGATATGTTGTTTTTCACTTGGTTTAGGAGATTAAAAAAGTAACCATGTGCATGTAATATACCAATTAAGGTTTCCTACAAGGtatattacttgtttttttttttttttttataatctcatCCATTGAAGGTATACAAGATAATTCATTTTAACTTTCTTgcttatattatttgtttattgacAGACATTGCATATTTGCTTTGATATGGTTCACTTTGAACATGTGATTGCAAGCACCCTCaattaatttgacaaaattttaatttaatcattcaaatatgtaattttttttatagatgaGAACTGTGGAGGTTGGTGTTTAATTGTTGCATTCTCTGCTCTTGTCTCTGCGATGTTCTACTTGTGTAATTCTTGTTTCTTTTGCATTCTTTTTATTGCTATATACAATttaaaaccttttttttatgGTAATGCACATTATCTATTTTTTGTTACCAGTAGAAATATTGACATCTTCCATGTGAACTTACacattaatttctttttcataGCTTGCTTCAAGACATGAACCAGTTGGGGACTCTACCAAGTACACTGCTGCTGATGTTCGCATTGTGAGTTATAAGTTCACATTCTAATTAATTGACTACCTTTTAACCTGTGATGGTCactttcttttttcttatttataaaagttgacCTTTTTCTCAAAAAGATAGTCACTGTTTTTGCTATATAGTTAGATactatatatcattatttagtTTGACCAAAACAGTAACATTTATTGCACTAATGGCTTGGCAATTTACTTTTTAGGTTGCTTGTGCCTTGTGATGAATGAAATATTAGCTTTgacaaaaaaatcttttatcTATGAATTAAGAATTGCATAGATGTTGCCACTTGAATAATAGTTGCCTTTTCTCTTGTAGGTGTAGGttcttttaaaatgtattttttttcagcTGTAGTTTAGTGACTAATGCTGCAGCTCTCAATGTGTGTTTGATTTTTTCCACAGACTGATCAGAAGCTACGGGTTTGTGATATTTGTGGTGCTTTCTTGAGTGTTTATGATAGGTAACTTCTCATTTTAAAAAGTGTTAAGTATATCGTTGTAGTTTTATTAGGCGACTAAAAACAAACATTTAGTGTTTTAACTTTCGCATTTCACCTTGTATTCATACGAGAGTCTTTTGAGCTTTGTTTGTGAGGACAACCTTTTGCAGCTAAACACTGCATCATTTTCTGGTTTAATCTCGCGGATCATACTATTGTTTGCTAGAAACAGATATCCAATTATGGAATATTTTCCTGTTATGCATACTGATGTTCATACTTCATTATGTggatttcattttgttttattgaatCTACTTGTTTGCAGTGACCGACGCTTGGCAGATCATTTTGGAGGCAAGCTTCATTTGGGCTATATGCAAATCCGTGATAAGTTGGCTGAACTTAAGGTGAGCCATTTGTGCATCTTGCTGAATTAACTTCTTTATGTATGCATTATTTTTATGGAATTCTGGCatgttttagaaaatatttaccAAATTGTAGACAAGGTAAATTGGTACCAGGTAGTTCACTACCTGGTATTCTTTGATAATTTATGTTGTATATTGGACGTAAAAAGTTGAAGGTGAAGACATCTCTCCTTTTACATCTTCATTTTTACTTGGTATATTCTTATTCAGTACTCTGAATATGTTGATCAGGTGCTGGTATAAATGTTTCACTTTCTTCTGTAGAGATTCTCGGTTGTTGTGGGACTGTGAGTTTTTCTTAACTTGAGTGTGCATGCATGCCTTTTGCAATTGTTTGTGCAGATATCAAATGAAGCCTGGACTTTTGTCCCTGATATTATTTTGCTTGCATGCGGCTTGGTCCTTTATTCATTGATGTCCtcaatcttaatttattatgtttatttgaatCCAGACTTTGAAATCCTATTCTCTACATATAAAACCTCATTACATCCATTAAGACAAAAGAGACATGGATGAGTGCATCTCTGTTGAAAATAGAGCAGTGGATCTGTTAGTTTATTTGTTAATCTAATAGCTTCTTACCATGAAAGAAAGGAAATATGATAGAGGACCAGTAGGAAATAGAAATTCCCCCTAGACTGGAAGATATCTACTTAAGGGATTgatttttcttctattttagGGAAAATCTCCTAAGTTCATCTTATTTGAAGTTCATTCACACTGGATTCCAGCCcattaacaaattattcaagTCCTCAAGCCATACTTCATCGAAATGTTTTTGTTGCCCTCAATTTTTCCTTCCTAGATTTTTCATACCTTTCTCGACAATACCTCAAAAACAGTAGCAAGGAATTAAGAAAGAGCGAAGTGTGTACTTCTTCCTCACTTAGTTTTTAGCttttgttgaggtgttataACTAATCCTGTAGCTTCAAGCAAATATCCTTCATGGTTGGCATGCTATAACTTCAAGGTTAGCTAATGGTAATTGGCATTGCTAGCTGAATTTGTACAATACTCAGTAGTATTGTGTTCATAATCAACTTTACAGGATGAAAGAACTAAGAAAAGGAAGGCACTTGATGAGGAGAGAATGTAAGCTACATCTCCGTTCATTTCCAAAATTATTCTCAGAGTTGTTATTTTGTTTCTGTTTGGATATATTATTGTGGTTTCCTTTTTACATCTCCACAGATCAAAGGAGCAAAGTCGAGAACGTGTTCGCGAATCTAGTAGGGAGCGAGAAAGGGGAGATAGTCGTGAACGTGTGAAGGATCAAGACCACCGGAGGAGTAGGGATCATGACCGAGGCTATGATAGAGACTATGAACGCGAGAGAGGAAGAGATAATTCTCGCAGCTATGACCAACGTAACCGTCGCAGATCACGGTCGAACGATCGTTCAAGGGACTACGGTCGCAACAGGTACATTCTTT from Impatiens glandulifera chromosome 5, dImpGla2.1, whole genome shotgun sequence includes:
- the LOC124938099 gene encoding U1 snRNP-associated protein usp106-like — encoded protein: MDAIRKQLDVLMGANRNGDVTEINRKYYDRDVCRLFLAGLCPHELFQLTKMDMGPCPKVHSLQLRKEYEEAKAKGVDSYDRDLEDIIDRLIIECERKITRALKRLEDDDAKAAIAISVSEVTQTPDSLELSKEIKERMKEADQYDLEGKTDMKIRAMEIVDELRIKRADQQSVLLLDAFNKDRASLPQPPPNVSLHVVAPDPRTQEVINEKLKKAEELGEQGMVDEAQKALEEAEALKKLASRHEPVGDSTKYTAADVRITDQKLRVCDICGAFLSVYDSDRRLADHFGGKLHLGYMQIRDKLAELKDERTKKRKALDEERISKEQSRERVRESSRERERGDSRERVKDQDHRRSRDHDRGYDRDYERERGRDNSRSYDQRNRRRSRSNDRSRDYGRNRRQDRY